In Oscillatoria acuminata PCC 6304, a single window of DNA contains:
- a CDS encoding filamentous hemagglutinin N-terminal domain-containing protein yields MSIYFTVFQNFQFLPTPKPFFNNSPTIQNIFTRITGSNFSEIDGLIRANGLANLFVINPNGIAFGPNARINIGGSFIGSTANSLQFPDGSTFSASEPNAPPLLILSVPVGLQFNSNAGNIQVQGTGNPDIVPSNPQGMGVAPGQTFALVGGNVSLNGAVVTVPSGRIEIGGVTNGEVDVLPTPGGMVLGYDRVAEFGNIQLSDRSSLFNPAVADNPIAGIQVVGKNIGLERSQIVAVTPGTFNSGNIAISASESLSLSGVDVIFPFSSWIVNQVLESATGNSGPVIVNAPVITLTDGSRIETLSLGAGNAGNVTVNAEKLAIAGFAIPPTGIPDVNEIDRRTLLDRNLNSRVTSENFASGSGGEITVNATEINFTDGGQIATLAGSTSTGNGANVTVTANSITGDNAVSYNPLLMSGVFGYLVGAGQGGSINISAVEVTLTNGAEMGTWNEGTGRGGDLNVTASESILLQKVNPRLPVINSGLFVSTSGAGEGGNISVSTPRLTLTEGAGLSSLVLEQLVGQPLPNAGQGNGGDVRVNADTIVMSGTTPLAPENVTLIGSITFGSGDAGDVVISTRRLQVEGGATLFSLVIPSLSILRAPIPGSGTGNGGNLTIQATEEINVVGTNQFIGSPSLVGLQTFGSGNVGELQVTSSRIILKDGASMGAFTSGTGNAGRITVNASEIEIVGVSRDGFFQSQMGASAFLAPPELQQSFFSPPVPTGNTGAVTINADRISISDGGTITVTHAGTGNAGTLQINTSSISVDRQGSIAATTASGRGGNVELNVQNGLILSNNGRISVEALGDGGDGGNLALAANTIVALENSLIRANAISGNGGNINIVTQGLFLSPESQITASSQFGLDGTIEVQEPALDPASGLVELEDNPTDPSDRIVSGCRAPEGNRFVVTGRGGLPENPNQPFMGSSVLYDLRPLALDGESHSRQSASQPAVAIKAEPLVETTGWAIDDRGNLVLTATSTNLYQLWANRCSSSSPD; encoded by the coding sequence GTGTCAATTTATTTCACAGTTTTTCAGAATTTTCAGTTCCTACCAACACCGAAGCCTTTTTTTAATAATTCCCCCACCATTCAAAATATTTTTACTCGGATTACCGGCAGCAATTTTTCCGAAATCGATGGATTAATTCGCGCCAATGGGTTGGCCAATTTATTTGTAATTAACCCTAATGGCATTGCCTTCGGTCCCAATGCGAGGATAAATATTGGAGGCTCATTTATTGGCAGTACCGCTAACAGCTTGCAATTTCCCGATGGCAGTACGTTTAGTGCCAGTGAACCCAACGCTCCGCCTTTATTAATCCTCAGCGTTCCAGTGGGCTTGCAATTTAATTCTAATGCCGGGAATATCCAAGTTCAAGGCACTGGAAATCCCGATATTGTTCCAAGTAATCCTCAAGGAATGGGGGTCGCCCCCGGACAGACATTTGCCTTGGTAGGGGGAAATGTTTCCCTGAATGGGGCAGTGGTAACGGTGCCGTCGGGACGGATTGAAATCGGTGGCGTAACGAATGGGGAAGTGGATGTATTGCCCACTCCCGGAGGGATGGTGTTGGGATACGATCGCGTGGCGGAATTTGGTAACATTCAACTGAGCGATCGCAGTTCCTTATTCAATCCAGCCGTAGCAGACAATCCGATTGCTGGAATCCAAGTGGTCGGGAAAAATATCGGCTTAGAGCGATCGCAAATTGTAGCGGTGACTCCCGGCACTTTTAATAGCGGCAATATTGCAATTTCTGCCAGCGAATCTCTCAGCTTATCCGGCGTCGATGTAATTTTTCCTTTTAGTTCCTGGATTGTCAACCAAGTGCTGGAAAGCGCTACCGGAAATAGTGGCCCCGTGATTGTGAATGCCCCAGTAATTACCCTTACCGACGGTTCTCGGATTGAAACCTTAAGTTTAGGAGCGGGAAACGCTGGAAACGTCACCGTCAATGCAGAAAAACTGGCGATCGCTGGGTTTGCCATTCCTCCTACGGGCATTCCAGATGTCAACGAAATCGATCGCCGCACCCTATTAGACCGCAATCTCAACAGTCGCGTAACCAGCGAAAATTTTGCCAGCGGATCCGGTGGAGAAATTACCGTCAATGCCACAGAGATCAACTTCACCGATGGCGGACAAATTGCCACCCTTGCCGGTTCCACCTCTACGGGAAATGGTGCAAATGTGACCGTGACTGCCAATTCCATCACTGGAGATAATGCCGTTTCCTACAATCCCTTGCTGATGAGTGGTGTTTTTGGTTACTTAGTTGGTGCAGGCCAAGGCGGCAGTATAAACATTTCTGCTGTGGAAGTCACCCTGACCAATGGCGCAGAGATGGGAACCTGGAATGAAGGAACCGGACGCGGGGGAGATCTCAACGTTACCGCCTCCGAGTCGATTTTGCTGCAAAAAGTGAATCCCCGCCTCCCGGTGATTAACAGTGGGCTATTTGTCTCGACGAGCGGTGCAGGAGAAGGAGGCAACATCAGCGTTTCCACGCCGCGTTTAACACTTACAGAAGGGGCAGGTTTGAGTTCCCTCGTGCTTGAACAACTGGTGGGACAGCCTTTACCCAATGCCGGACAGGGAAATGGAGGAGATGTGCGGGTGAATGCCGATACCATTGTGATGAGTGGCACAACGCCGTTGGCTCCAGAAAATGTCACCCTGATCGGAAGTATTACCTTTGGATCGGGAGATGCTGGGGATGTGGTGATTTCGACGCGCAGGTTACAGGTGGAAGGAGGTGCGACCCTATTTTCGTTGGTGATTCCTTCCCTGTCGATCTTGAGAGCACCGATTCCCGGTTCCGGAACGGGGAATGGGGGCAATCTGACGATTCAGGCGACCGAAGAAATCAACGTGGTGGGGACGAATCAATTTATCGGGTCGCCGAGTTTAGTCGGGTTGCAAACCTTTGGCTCGGGAAATGTGGGAGAACTACAGGTGACGAGCAGTCGGATTATCCTCAAAGATGGGGCGTCGATGGGTGCATTTACCAGTGGGACGGGAAATGCCGGTCGGATTACCGTGAATGCTTCGGAAATTGAAATCGTTGGGGTTTCCCGTGACGGTTTTTTTCAATCTCAAATGGGAGCGAGTGCTTTCCTAGCACCGCCAGAGTTGCAGCAATCATTTTTTAGCCCCCCGGTTCCGACCGGAAATACGGGAGCAGTGACGATCAATGCCGATCGCATCAGCATCAGCGATGGCGGCACAATTACCGTAACTCATGCAGGTACGGGAAATGCCGGAACGTTACAAATTAATACCTCATCCATCTCTGTCGATCGCCAGGGTTCGATTGCGGCAACTACGGCCTCTGGACGGGGGGGAAATGTGGAGTTGAACGTCCAGAATGGTTTGATTTTAAGCAATAACGGTCGCATTAGCGTAGAAGCATTGGGTGATGGAGGCGATGGCGGGAACTTGGCCCTCGCGGCCAATACGATTGTAGCCCTGGAAAATAGTTTAATTCGCGCCAATGCCATCAGTGGCAATGGGGGAAACATCAATATTGTCACCCAAGGCTTATTTCTCTCTCCTGAGAGTCAGATTACCGCCAGTTCTCAGTTTGGTCTCGATGGCACAATCGAAGTCCAAGAACCGGCTCTCGATCCGGCTTCGGGATTGGTAGAGTTAGAAGATAATCCTACCGATCCGAGCGATCGCATCGTCAGTGGCTGTCGCGCACCAGAAGGGAATCGCTTTGTGGTTACGGGACGGGGGGGTTTGCCAGAAAATCCGAATCAACCCTTTATGGGATCGTCGGTTTTGTACGATTTGCGTCCGCTTGCCCTTGATGGAGAATCGCACAGCCGTCAGTCCGCCTCGCAGCCGGCGGTGGCAATCAAGGCGGAGCCACTGGTGGAAACAACCGGATGGGCGATCGACGATCGCGGCAATCTGGTGTTAACCGCTACCTCGACAAACCTCTATCAGTTGTGGGCTAACAGGTGTTCCTCCTCTAGCCCGGATTGA
- a CDS encoding filamentous hemagglutinin N-terminal domain-containing protein: MPGRLQSRSRSPHSVKAIALYFTALSMGSFACLSPATAQIIPDSTLPNNSVVVPNGNSITIEGGTESGVNLFHSFSEFSVPTNTEAFFNNSPTIQNIFTRITGSNLSEIDGLIRANGLANLFVLNPNGMVFGPNARLNIGGSFIGSTANSLQFPDGSTFSASIPNAPPLLTMSVPVGLQFNSNAGNIQVQGTGNPDIVPSNPQGMGVAPGQTFALVGGNVSLNGAVVTVPSGRIEIGSVTNGEVDVLPTPGGMVLGYDRVAEFGNIQLSDRSSLFNPAVADNPIAGIQVVGKNIGLERSQIVAVTPSTFNSGNIAISASESLSLSGVDSIFPFSSWIVNQVLESATGNSGLVIVNAPVITLTDGSRIETLSLGAGNAGNVTVNANKISIDGFAFPPTGIPAVSEIDLRTLLDRNLNSRIGSEIFGRGSGGEITVNATEVNFTNGGQIATLAGSTSTGNGANVTVTAHSMNAQEAVAYNPLLMSGVRSVLLGAGNGGNLNIFTETLTLSNGAQVASGNQGSGRGGDLSITASESIFAENVNPPSLLIISGIFVSTLATGASGNINISTPRLTLTEGAGLTSVVLTKLLGQPFPNAGQGNGGEVRVNADTILLSGATPLNPENFTQMGSITFGSGDAGDVTISTRRLSVNGGAALSSSLLPSLSVLGEPIPGSGTGNGGNLTIQATEEIKVVGTDPFIGSPSLVGLQTFGSGNVGELQVTSSRIIIKDGASMGAFTSGTGNAGRITVNASQIELGGGSSGGFFESKMGADAFQATPELQEAFFSPPVPTGNTGEVTINADRITIGDGGTISVTHAGTGNAGTLQINTSEISIDRQGSIIATTASGRGGQCGVERPEWFDFNQ, translated from the coding sequence ATGCCGGGGCGACTTCAATCTCGATCGCGATCTCCGCATTCCGTTAAAGCGATCGCACTCTATTTTACAGCACTGTCAATGGGGAGTTTTGCCTGCCTTTCGCCTGCTACTGCCCAAATTATCCCTGACAGCACCTTACCGAACAATTCTGTGGTGGTTCCTAATGGCAACAGCATCACCATTGAAGGCGGTACGGAAAGCGGCGTCAATTTATTTCACAGTTTTTCAGAATTTTCAGTACCCACCAACACCGAAGCCTTTTTTAACAATTCCCCCACTATTCAAAATATTTTTACTCGGATTACCGGCAGCAATCTTTCCGAAATCGATGGATTAATTCGGGCCAATGGGTTGGCAAATTTATTTGTACTCAATCCCAATGGGATGGTCTTTGGCCCCAATGCGAGGTTAAATATTGGGGGCTCATTTATTGGCAGTACCGCTAACAGCTTGCAATTTCCCGATGGCAGCACATTTAGCGCCAGTATCCCCAACGCCCCGCCTTTATTAACCATGAGCGTTCCGGTAGGATTGCAATTTAATTCTAATGCCGGTAATATCCAAGTTCAAGGCACAGGAAATCCCGATATTGTTCCGAGTAATCCTCAAGGAATGGGGGTCGCCCCCGGACAGACATTTGCCTTGGTCGGAGGAAATGTTTCCCTGAATGGCGCAGTGGTAACGGTGCCGTCGGGACGGATTGAAATCGGTAGCGTGACGAATGGGGAAGTGGATGTATTGCCCACTCCCGGAGGGATGGTGTTGGGATACGATCGCGTGGCGGAATTTGGCAACATTCAACTGAGCGATCGCAGTTCCTTATTCAATCCAGCCGTAGCAGACAATCCCATTGCCGGGATTCAAGTGGTCGGGAAAAATATCGGCTTAGAGCGATCGCAAATTGTGGCGGTGACTCCCAGCACTTTTAACAGCGGCAATATTGCAATTTCTGCCAGCGAATCTCTCAGCTTGTCCGGCGTCGATTCAATTTTTCCTTTTAGTTCCTGGATTGTTAACCAAGTGCTGGAAAGCGCTACCGGGAATAGTGGCCTCGTGATTGTGAATGCCCCAGTAATTACCCTCACCGACGGTTCTCGGATTGAAACCTTAAGTTTAGGGGCGGGGAACGCTGGAAACGTCACCGTCAATGCTAACAAAATTTCAATAGATGGGTTTGCCTTTCCTCCCACTGGCATTCCAGCGGTGAGTGAAATCGATCTCAGGACGCTACTAGATCGCAATCTCAACAGTCGCATCGGGAGCGAAATTTTTGGGCGGGGTTCAGGGGGAGAAATTACCGTCAACGCCACCGAAGTAAACTTTACCAATGGCGGACAAATTGCCACCCTTGCCGGTTCTACTTCTACGGGAAATGGCGCAAATGTGACCGTGACTGCCCATTCCATGAATGCACAAGAAGCCGTTGCCTATAATCCCTTGTTGATGAGTGGGGTGAGGAGTGTCTTACTCGGCGCGGGAAATGGAGGGAATCTGAATATTTTTACCGAAACATTAACCTTAAGCAACGGCGCACAAGTTGCCAGCGGAAATCAAGGATCCGGACGCGGGGGAGATCTCAGCATCACTGCCTCCGAGTCAATTTTCGCGGAAAATGTGAATCCTCCTAGCCTACTCATTATCAGTGGGATATTTGTTTCGACACTCGCTACTGGAGCGTCAGGTAACATCAATATTTCTACCCCACGTTTAACTCTCACAGAAGGAGCAGGTTTGACTTCTGTGGTATTGACCAAGCTTCTGGGACAGCCTTTTCCCAATGCGGGACAAGGAAATGGAGGAGAAGTGAGGGTGAATGCCGATACGATTCTTTTGAGTGGCGCAACACCGTTAAATCCGGAAAATTTCACCCAGATGGGAAGCATTACATTTGGATCGGGAGATGCCGGGGATGTGACGATTTCGACGCGCAGGCTCTCTGTAAATGGAGGTGCGGCCCTATCGTCGTCCCTGCTTCCTTCCCTGTCGGTGTTGGGAGAACCGATTCCCGGTTCCGGAACGGGGAATGGGGGCAATCTGACGATTCAGGCGACGGAAGAAATCAAGGTGGTGGGGACGGATCCATTTATCGGGTCGCCGAGTTTGGTGGGGTTGCAAACCTTTGGTTCGGGAAATGTGGGAGAACTACAGGTGACGAGCAGTCGGATTATCATCAAAGATGGGGCGTCGATGGGTGCATTTACCAGTGGGACGGGAAATGCCGGTCGGATTACCGTGAATGCTTCGCAGATTGAATTGGGTGGGGGTTCCAGTGGCGGTTTTTTTGAATCTAAAATGGGGGCGGATGCTTTCCAAGCGACGCCAGAGTTGCAGGAAGCATTTTTTAGCCCGCCGGTTCCTACCGGAAATACGGGAGAAGTGACGATCAATGCCGATCGCATCACGATTGGCGATGGCGGCACGATTAGCGTAACTCATGCAGGTACGGGAAATGCCGGAACGTTACAAATTAATACCTCAGAAATCTCTATTGATCGCCAGGGGTCGATTATCGCAACCACGGCCTCTGGACGGGGGGGGCAATGTGGAGTTGAACGTCCAGAATGGTTTGATTTTAACCAATAA
- a CDS encoding S-layer family protein: MELNVQNGLILTNNGRISVEALGDVGDGGNLAIAASTIVALENSLIRANAVSGNGGNINIATQGLFLSPNSQITASSQFGLDGTIEVQEPALDPASGLVELEDNPIDPSDRIVSGCRAQEGNRFVVTGRGGLPENPNQPLMGSSVLHDLRLIALDGESHSRQPASQPPVAISHSRQPAEQSLVAMKAEPLVETTGWAINERGNLVLTATPTNLYQLFSDNCYPSSPD, from the coding sequence GTGGAGTTGAACGTCCAGAATGGTTTGATTTTAACCAATAACGGTCGCATTAGTGTAGAAGCACTGGGTGATGTGGGTGATGGCGGTAACTTGGCGATCGCAGCGAGTACGATTGTAGCCCTGGAAAATAGTTTAATTCGCGCCAATGCCGTCAGTGGCAATGGGGGGAATATCAATATCGCCACCCAAGGCTTATTTCTCTCTCCTAACAGTCAGATTACCGCCAGTTCTCAGTTTGGTCTCGATGGCACAATCGAAGTCCAAGAACCGGCTCTCGATCCGGCTTCGGGATTGGTAGAGTTAGAAGATAATCCTATCGATCCGAGCGATCGCATCGTCAGCGGCTGTCGCGCACAAGAAGGGAATCGCTTTGTGGTCACAGGACGGGGGGGGTTGCCGGAAAATCCGAATCAACCCTTGATGGGATCGTCGGTTTTGCACGATTTGCGTCTGATCGCCCTTGATGGAGAATCGCACAGCCGTCAGCCCGCCTCGCAGCCGCCGGTGGCAATATCGCACAGCCGCCAGCCCGCCGAGCAGTCACTGGTGGCAATGAAGGCGGAGCCACTGGTGGAAACAACCGGATGGGCGATCAACGAGCGCGGCAATCTGGTGTTAACCGCTACACCGACAAACCTCTATCAGTTGTTCTCTGACAATTGTTACCCCTCTAGCCCGGATTGA
- a CDS encoding filamentous hemagglutinin N-terminal domain-containing protein translates to MPGRLQSRSQYSVKAIALHFTALSMGSLACLSPATAQIIPDSTLPNNSVVVPNGNSITIQGGTESGVNLFHSFSEFSVPTNTEAFFNNSPTIQNIFTRITGSNFSEIDGLIRANGLANLFVLNPNGIAFGPNARINIGGSFIGSTANSLQFPDGSTFSASEPNAPPLLTMSVPVGLQFNSNAGNIQVQGTGNPDIVPSNPQGMGVAPGQTFALVGGNVSLNGAVITVPSGRIEIGGVTDGGVDVVPTPGGMVLGYDRVAEFGNIQLSDRSSLFNPAVADNPIAGIQVVGKNIGLERSQIVAVTPGTFDSGNIAINARESLSLSGVDSIFPFSSWIVNQVAQNATGNSGSVIVNAPVTNLTDGSRIQTLSSGAGNAGNVTVNAEKLAIAGFAIPFTGIPDIREVDRKTLLDRNLNSRIGSENFASGSGGEITVNATEINLIDGGQINSLAGSTSTGNGATVTVSANSITGDNAVAYNPLVSSGIFSYLVGAGQGGNVNISAVEIMIANGAQIGTLSEGTGPGGDLNVTASESILLQKVNPSVPVFATGLFVSTSDTGEGGNMSLSTPRLTLTEGAGLSSIVFAPFLGQPLPTGGQGNGGDVTVNADTIVISGATPLNPENVSQMGSITFGSGNAGDVTISTRRLDINEGAILLSLVVPSLSVLGEPIPGSGTGNGGNLTIQASEEINVVGVNPLLRSASLMGLQTFGSGNVGELQVTSERIFLKDGGSMGAFTSGTGNAGQITVNASEIELGGVSSGGFVLSTLGANAFQATPELQQIFFSPPVPTGNTGAVTINADRIRIGDTGTITVTHAGTGNAGTLQINASEISVDGQGSITATTASGRGGNVELNVQNGLILTNNSRISVEALGDGGDGGNVAIAANTIVALENSLIRANAVSGNGGNINIVTQGLFLSPDSQITASSQFGLDGTIEVQEPALDPASGLVELEDNPTDPRDRIVSGCAVQEGSRFLVTGRGGLPENPNQPFMGSAVWHDLRTMAIHREAQGPEPALQSPVAMKAEPLVETTGWAIDERGNLVLTATPRNRYRLFPDSCSSSSPD, encoded by the coding sequence ATGCCGGGGCGACTTCAATCGCGATCGCAGTATTCCGTTAAAGCGATCGCACTCCATTTTACAGCACTGTCAATGGGGAGTTTAGCCTGCCTTTCACCTGCCACGGCCCAAATTATCCCCGACAGCACCTTACCGAACAATTCTGTGGTGGTTCCTAATGGCAACAGCATCACCATTCAAGGCGGTACGGAAAGCGGTGTCAATTTATTTCACAGTTTTTCAGAATTTTCAGTACCCACCAACACCGAAGCCTTTTTTAATAATTCCCCCACCATTCAAAATATTTTTACTCGGATTACCGGCAGCAATTTTTCCGAAATCGATGGATTAATTCGCGCCAATGGGTTGGCAAATTTATTTGTACTCAATCCTAATGGTATTGCGTTTGGTCCCAATGCGAGGATAAATATTGGAGGCTCATTTATTGGCAGTACCGCCAACAGCTTGCAATTTCCCGATGGCAGTACGTTTAGTGCCAGTGAACCCAACGCCCCGCCTTTATTAACCATGAGCGTTCCGGTAGGATTGCAATTTAATTCTAATGCCGGGAATATCCAAGTTCAAGGCACCGGAAATCCCGATATTGTTCCAAGTAATCCTCAAGGAATGGGGGTCGCCCCCGGACAGACATTTGCCTTGGTGGGGGGAAATGTTTCTCTCAATGGGGCAGTGATAACGGTGCCGTCGGGACGGATTGAAATCGGTGGGGTGACCGATGGGGGAGTGGATGTCGTACCCACTCCCGGAGGGATGGTGTTGGGATACGATCGCGTGGCGGAATTTGGCAACATTCAATTGAGCGATCGCAGTTCCTTATTCAATCCAGCCGTAGCAGACAATCCCATTGCCGGAATCCAAGTGGTCGGGAAAAATATCGGCTTAGAGCGATCGCAAATTGTGGCAGTGACTCCCGGAACTTTTGATAGCGGCAATATTGCCATAAACGCCAGGGAATCTCTCAGCTTATCCGGCGTTGATTCAATTTTTCCTTTTAGTTCCTGGATTGTCAACCAAGTCGCACAAAACGCAACCGGAAATAGTGGCTCAGTGATTGTGAATGCCCCAGTCACAAACCTCACCGACGGTTCTCGGATTCAAACCTTAAGTTCAGGGGCGGGCAACGCTGGAAACGTCACCGTCAATGCAGAAAAACTGGCGATCGCAGGGTTTGCCATTCCTTTTACAGGCATTCCAGATATCCGCGAAGTCGATCGCAAAACTCTCTTAGACCGCAATCTCAACAGTCGCATCGGGAGCGAAAATTTTGCCAGCGGCTCCGGTGGAGAAATTACCGTCAATGCCACAGAAATCAACTTGATTGATGGCGGACAAATTAATAGCCTTGCCGGTTCCACCTCTACAGGAAATGGTGCAACTGTGACCGTGAGCGCAAATTCCATTACAGGAGATAATGCCGTTGCCTATAATCCCTTAGTCTCTAGTGGTATTTTTAGTTACTTAGTCGGTGCAGGCCAAGGTGGCAATGTCAACATTTCTGCCGTAGAAATCATGATCGCCAATGGCGCACAAATCGGAACCTTAAGTGAAGGAACCGGACCCGGAGGAGATCTCAACGTTACAGCCTCCGAGTCGATTTTGCTGCAAAAAGTGAATCCCAGCGTCCCAGTGTTTGCTACTGGACTCTTTGTCTCCACGAGCGATACAGGAGAAGGAGGCAACATGAGCTTGAGCACGCCGCGTTTAACCCTGACCGAAGGGGCGGGTTTGAGTTCGATTGTGTTTGCACCATTTCTGGGACAGCCTTTACCGACTGGCGGACAGGGAAATGGAGGAGATGTTACAGTCAATGCCGATACCATTGTAATCAGTGGAGCAACGCCGTTAAATCCCGAAAATGTTAGCCAGATGGGAAGTATTACCTTCGGGTCGGGAAATGCGGGGGATGTGACGATTTCAACGCGCAGGCTCGATATAAACGAAGGTGCGATCCTATTGTCGTTAGTGGTTCCTTCCCTGTCGGTATTGGGAGAACCGATTCCCGGTTCCGGAACCGGGAATGGGGGCAATCTAACGATTCAGGCGAGTGAAGAAATCAACGTGGTGGGGGTGAATCCCTTGTTAAGGTCGGCAAGTTTGATGGGATTGCAAACTTTTGGATCAGGAAATGTCGGAGAACTACAGGTGACGAGTGAGCGGATTTTCCTCAAAGATGGGGGGTCGATGGGTGCCTTTACCAGTGGGACGGGAAATGCCGGTCAGATTACCGTGAATGCTTCGGAGATTGAATTGGGAGGGGTTTCCAGTGGCGGGTTTGTGCTGTCTACTCTGGGGGCGAATGCATTCCAAGCGACGCCTGAGTTACAGCAAATATTTTTTAGCCCCCCGGTTCCTACCGGAAATACGGGAGCAGTGACCATCAATGCCGATCGCATCAGGATTGGGGATACCGGCACGATTACTGTAACTCATGCAGGGACGGGAAATGCCGGAACGTTACAAATTAATGCCTCGGAAATATCTGTCGATGGCCAGGGTTCGATTACGGCAACCACGGCGTCTGGACGGGGGGGAAATGTGGAGTTGAACGTCCAGAATGGTTTGATTTTAACCAATAACAGTCGCATTAGCGTAGAAGCACTGGGTGATGGCGGTGATGGCGGGAACGTGGCGATCGCGGCCAATACGATTGTAGCCCTGGAAAATAGTTTAATTCGCGCCAATGCCGTCAGTGGCAATGGGGGGAACATCAATATTGTCACCCAAGGTTTATTTCTTTCTCCTGACAGTCAGATTACCGCCAGTTCTCAGTTTGGTCTGGATGGCACAATCGAAGTCCAAGAACCGGCTCTCGATCCGGCTTCGGGACTGGTAGAGTTAGAAGATAATCCTACCGATCCTAGAGATCGCATCGTCAGCGGCTGTGCCGTACAAGAAGGGAGTCGCTTTCTGGTCACGGGACGGGGGGGTTTGCCGGAAAATCCGAATCAACCCTTTATGGGGTCAGCAGTTTGGCATGATTTGCGGACGATGGCCATCCATAGAGAAGCTCAAGGCCCCGAGCCCGCCTTGCAGTCGCCGGTGGCCATGAAGGCCGAACCCCTGGTGGAAACAACCGGATGGGCGATCGACGAGCGCGGCAATCTGGTGTTAACTGCTACACCGAGAAACCGCTATCGGTTGTTCCCTGACAGTTGTTCCTCTTCTAGCCCGGATTGA